DNA from Quercus lobata isolate SW786 chromosome 1, ValleyOak3.0 Primary Assembly, whole genome shotgun sequence:
GTCAAGTTATTATTTGCTGTATTAGTGgacaagaaaataatttcagtagtgAATTCTTGTTAAAAATCCATAACAATACGATACTTAGAATttaagtattatgaaaatattgttaacAAAATACTTCTCTTAAAAAATCATTCAACCATAACATGCctaaacaataaagaaaaaaaaactatcaaaaaagaaaaaagaagaagaaggaaataaaaaaataaaagggaaaaaggaaagttAGTttagagaaagaacaaaatgattaaaaaaatcattcaaccATAACATGCCTaaacaataaaggaaaaaaaagagagaaggaaataaaaaaggaaaaagttggtttagagaaagaacaaaatgaatgaatgaaaaacaatcaaaacagagcaaagaaaaaaaaaacgcattTGGGGGTTGTTTCAAGTTCCCATCGCTCACTAAAGCAAAgcagttaaaaataaaaacccccCCAAGAAAAAGCCAGAGGCAGAgtcatatatatacatacatgttgttgttattgttaattTGGTTTggtatttcttcttcttcttcttcttcttcttcttcctcccgCCAAAACCAACACTTTTTCGATTCCGACTACTCTGTTTGGATTGGAACTTCGATAAACAGCAAAGGCGGTGGGTGGGTGAGGCATATGATGCTTTGTTGTTGTCCTTCTTTCAGAGAGCAATTACTGCCTTTCCTTCGCGATTACGACCGGCTTCAATCTTTCGCCGTCGTCCTCATCTACATTCAGGTCAATTTTTCTCGGTACCCAAACACTTATTTagggtttctttctttcttgattaatttattaaaaatttgatttttataacaatgttgaaattaaaaaaagcgCAGATTGGGTGCGCGTTGATTGGATCTCTGGGAGCATTGTACAACGGGGTTTTGCTGATAAATCTGGGGATAGCATTGTTCGCTTTGGTGGCCATTGAGAGTAGCAGTCAGAAACTTGGGCGTACCTATGCTGTTCTTCTCTTCTGTGCTCTGCTTCTCGATATTACTTGGTTCATCCTCTTCACTCACGAGATTTGgtctctcctttctttttttaattacccatttttttcattttctaccACATTGCAATGTTCATTTCTGTTTGTAATCTTATACGCATTTCAATTTGTGCAATTTCAAATTTggtttctttaaaaagaaagggaaagaaaaagtaGTAATTAGTAGTACAAAATTTTGAGCAGATTAGCTTAGTCTTTGTTGAGCTGTCACTTTAATTGTTAATGGATTCCTTGCTAGGATGCATGGACACTTCATTTGGGGTGTCATAACTGTGTCGTAACGGTGTCCTATCGCCATATCTTAATGGTACCCATGTCTGTGTCAGTGTCCGTGCATCCTAGATTCCTTGTGCAATCGTTGAGGAAGCTTTAAAAGGGTCCTACCTGCATTGGGAAATAGTAAAACATGATAAAACCATTGACTTTTGACTGAAAATGGTTCAGCTCCT
Protein-coding regions in this window:
- the LOC115976957 gene encoding uncharacterized protein LOC115976957, whose protein sequence is MNEKQSKQSKEKKNAFGGCFKFPSLTKAKQLKIKTPPRKSQRQSHIYTYMLLLLLIWFGISSSSSSSSSSSRQNQHFFDSDYSVWIGTSINSKGGGWVRHMMLCCCPSFREQLLPFLRDYDRLQSFAVVLIYIQIGCALIGSLGALYNGVLLINLGIALFALVAIESSSQKLGRTYAVLLFCALLLDITWFILFTHEIWDISSDNYGTFVIFSVKLTLVMQIIGFTVRLSSSLLWIQIYRLGVSYVDTTGSREADFDLRNSFLSPATPAVVREPSDSDDILGGSIYDPAYFSTLFEGQENRCSHGGRNRGIKDNGSTSASESPLLKPSVSRSFQAVEDDISAGLTQLV